In Phreatobacter cathodiphilus, the genomic window CCTGTCCATCGTCCGGCGCCTCTGCGCCCTGCTCGGCCACCGCATCCTGCTGACGAGCCGCCACGGCCGCGGCACGGTCTTCCGCGTGGAACTGCCGCTCGCGGCGAGAGCTCTGCCGCTCGTCGAGGCGCCGGCCGTGCAGCCGGACCTGTCGCTGGCCGGCCGCCACATCCTCGTGCTCGACGACGAGCCGATGATCGTCGACGCTCTCGCCCGCACCCTGCGCGACGACGGCGCCACCGTCACCGCCGCCTGCAGCAGTGCCGAGGCCACCGAGGCGCTCGCCGGCGGGCGGGCGGTCGACCTTGCCGTCATCGATCTCCAGCTCGAGCGCGGAGTCGACGGGCTCGAGCTGATCGAGTGCTGGCGGCGGGATCGCGCCTTCGCCCGGCCCGCCCTGATCGTCACCGGCGCCACCGATCCGCAGACCCTGGCACGGCTTCAGGCCAGCGGCACGCCGTGGCTCACCAAGCCCGTGGCGGTTCCCGTTCTGCGTGCGGCGCTGGCGCGGCTGGTGGGCTGAGGGCTCAGCCGCGCGCCAGCAGCGGCGCGGCGACCGCCACCGCCGCGGCCCGGTTCGACACGCCGAGATGGCGGAACACCGCGGCCAGATGGATCTTCACCGTCCCGTGGCCGAGGTCGAGCGCCCGGGCGATCTCCTTGTTGGACCGCCCCTCCACCAGAAGGCCCAGAACGTCGCGCTGGCGCGGCGTCAGGCGGGCGAGGTCGATGGTGCCGGCGCCGGCCTCGGTCCCGGCGGCGGCGCCCTGCGCCAGGCTCGCCGGCACGTAGATGGACCCACCGAGGATCGACTTCAGCGCCGCCACCAGGTCGTCGTCCCGCAGGCCCTTGGGGACGAAGCCGTTGACACCGGCGGCGAGCGCGGTGAGCACGTCGGACCGGTTGTCGGAGCCGCTGACCACGGCGATGGGCAGGTCGGGATAGCACTCGCGAACCGCGGCCAGCGATGCAGCGCTCTGCATGCCCGGCATGGAGAGGTCGAACAGCGCTAGGGCGATGCCCTCCGTCTCGCCGAGCCGGGCGAGCGCCTCGTCCAGCGAGGCGGCCTCTTCAACGGTGTCGAAGCCGAGCCTGTCCTTCAGCGTGAAGGCGAGGCCCATCCGGTACATTCCGTGGTCGTCGGCGATGACGGCGATACGCGACATGGACGCAAGCCCTAGGGCCCGCGCGGGATCGCTGTCAATGCGCGCGCCGCACGGGGCCCATCACGGCCCCGCGAACCTGTCGTGTCGCCGGCCGGATCACTCCGCCGGCTGACCGTGCACCGCACCGGCGGGCGCCGACGCCGGAGCCGGCTCGCCGACGCTGCCGCGCCGCGAGATGAGCCCCGACAGCCCGTCGAACATGAGATAGACGACCGGCGTGATGTAGAGCGTCAGGAGCTGCGAGACCGCGAGGCCGCCGACCACCGCGACGCCGAGCGGCATGCGCAGCTCCGCGCCCGCGCCATGGCCGATGGCGATGGGAACGGCGCCGAGGATGGCGCAGAGCGTCGTCATCATGATCGGGCGGAACCGCAGCACCGCCGCCTCGACGATGGCCTCCTTGGCGGAGGCCCCGGCATTGCGCCGCTCGATGGCGAAGTCGACCATCATGATGGCGTTCTTCTTGACGATGCCGATGAGCATGACGAGGCCGATCATGGCGATGACCGAGAGGTCGAAGCCGGTGAGCTGCAGCGTCAGCAGCGCGCCGATGCCGGCCGAGGGCAGGCCCGACAGAATGGTCAGCGGGTGGATGAAGCTCTCGTAGAGGATGCCGAGGATGATGTAGATCACCAGTACGGCGGCGAACAGCAGGAGGCCCTGGTTGGCGACCGCCTGCTGGAACACCTGCGCTGTCCCTTGGAAGCTGGTGGCGATGTTCGCCGGCAGGCCCACCTCGCGGGCGGCCCCCTCGATCAGCGTCACCGCCTGCGACAGGGCGACGCCCGGCGGCAGGTTGAACGAGATGGTCACCGCCGGGAGCTGCGCGAGATGGCCCACGGTCAGGGCCGTCGGCTGTTCGCGCAGGCTCGCCACCGCGTCGAGCGGCACGATGGCCCCCGAGGACGAGCGCACCGTCAGGCGGCGCAGCATGTTGGCGGTATCGTTGTATTTGGGGTCCGCCTCCAGGATCACCTGGTAGGTGTCCTCCGAGGCGTAGATGGTCGACACCTGGCGCGAGCCGAAGGCCGAATAGAGCGTCGAGCGGATTTGGTCCGCCGTCACGCCGAGGCGCGAGGCGGCGTCGCGGTTGACCTCCACCGAGGTCGAGCGCGCCCGCATCTGCAGGTCGGAATTGACGTCGAGGATGCCCGGCAGGGTGCGCATGCGCTGCTCGACCAGCGGCGCATACTGGCGCAGCAGGTCGAGGTCGGCCGCGGTCAGCGTGTACTGGTACTGCGAGCGGCTCTGCACGGCGCCGACATTGATCGACTGGACAGGCACGAAGAAGATCTGGATGCCCGGCACCTGGGCCGCGATGCGGCGCAGGCGCGCGATGACCACCTGGATCGAATCCTTGCGCTCCGGCTTGTCGCGCAGGGTGATGAACAGGCGGCCGGCATTCTGCGTGTTGGCCGCGTTGCCGCCGCCGGCATTGGCCATGACCATGGCCACGTCGGGATCGGTGCGGATGGCGGCGGCGAGCGCCTGGGTGCGCGCCACCATGGCCTCGAAGGAGGCGTCGTCCGGGCCGACCGTCGCGGCGGTGATGAGGCCGTTGTCCTCGGTCGGGAAGAAGCCCTTGGGGATGTCGCGGAAGAGGACATAGGTGAGGGCGAAGGTGCCGAGCGTGATGCCGATCATGATCACCGGCATGCCCACCACCTTGCGCACCGACCAGCCGTAGCCGCGCGTCATCGCCGAGAAGAAGGCCTCGAACCAGCGCAGCAGGAAGATCGGCTTGGCGTGGTGGTCGATCGGCTTCAGCACGCGCGAGCAGAGCATCGGCGTGAGCGTCAGGGAGACGATGCCGGAGATCAGGATCGCCGTGGAGATGACGACGCCGAACTGCGCGAACATGCGGCCGACGACGCCCCCCATGAACAGGACGGGGATGAAGACGGCGACCAGCGAGATGGTCATGGAGATGATGGTGAAGCCGACCTCGCGCGAGCCCACCAGCGCCGCCTTGAAGGGATCCATGCCCTCCTCGATGTAGCGCATGATGTTCTCGAGCATGACGATGGCGTCGTCGACCACGAAGCCCACCGCCAGGGTGAGGGCGAGCAGCGAGATGTTGTCGATGGAATAGCCGAGCACGTGCATGACCGCGAAGGTGCCGACGATGGAGATCGGCAGTGCCAGGGCCGGGATCAGCGTCGCCCGCCAGCTCTTCAGGAAGAACCAGATGACGATGATGACGAGCAGGGCGGCGAGGGCCAGCGTGAACTCCACGTCCGCCACCGACTCGCGGATCGACTTCGACCGGTCGTTGAGGACGGTGATGTTGTAGGAGGCCGGGGCCTCCCCCTGGATCTGCGGCAGCAGCGCCCTGACGCGGTCGACCACGTCCACCGTATTGGCGTCGGGCTGGCGCTGCACGGCGAGGACGATGGCGCGCTTGCCGTCGAGCCAGGCAGCGATGCGGTCGTTCTCCACCCCGTCGATGGGCGAGGCGACGTCGGAGACGCGCACCGGCGCGCCGTTCTGCCAGGCGACCACCACCGGCCCGTAATCGGCGGCGCGGGTGATCGGCCCGGTCGCGTCGAGGATGGCGGCGCGGCCGCCCTCGTTCACCGATCCGACCGGGCGGTTGGAGTTGGCGTTGGCGAGGGCGTTCTGCAGGTCGGTGAGGGTGAGGCCGCGGGCGGCGAGCTGTTCGAGGTCGGCCCGCACCCGCACGGCATATTTCTGCGTGCCGTAGATCAGCACCTGGGCGACGCCGGGCAGCGAGGCCATGCGCGGCAGGATGGAGGAATTGGCGAAGCGGTCGACGTCGGAGAGGCGGGCGACGTCGGAGGAGATGGCGAGGAAGATGACCGGCTGGTCGGCGGGATTGACCTTCCTGAAGCTCGGCGGCGTCGTCAGCTCGGCCGGCAGGCGCCGCATGGCGGTGGAGATCTGCGACTGCACGTCGAGCGCCGCGCCGTCGATGGAGCGGTTGAGGTCGAACTGCAGCACGATCGAGGTGTTGCCGAGCGAGGAGGTCGAGGTCATCGAGGTGACGCCGGCGATGGTGGAGAACTGCTTCTCCAGCACCAGCGCCACCGAGGAGGCCATGGTCTCCGGGCTCGCGCCGGGCAACTGGGCGCTCACCTGGATGGTCGGGAACTCGACGCGCGGAATGGCCGCCACCGGCAGCTGCCGGTAGCCGAACATGCCGGCGGCGAGGAAGGAGACCATCAGCAGGATGGTCATGACCGGACGGCGGATGCAGAGCTCCGAGAGCATGGCCCTGTCTCCTCAGCTCTGCGGGGCGCGCGGCTGGGCGGCGCCCTCGGCGGTGCCGGCGGGGCGCGCCGCCACCGGCGTGCCGTTGGCGATCCGAAGCTGGCCTGAGGTGATCACCTGCTCGCCTCCCGCCAGACCGTCGGCGAGGATGGCGAGGTCGCCAAGGGTGCGGGCGACCTGCACCGTGACGACCGCCGCCTTGCCGTCGCGGACGACGAAGACATAGGGGCCGTTCTGCCCCACCTGCAGGGCCACGGCGGGGATCACCACCGCGTCGTCCTGCACGCCGAGCGTCACCTTCACCGGCACGAAGGAGCCCGGCCAGAGCTGTTCGGATCCGTTCTCCATCCGCGCCTTGGCGGTCACCGTGCCGGTCGTCAGGTCGACCTGGTTCTCGACGAAGGCGATGCCGCCGGTGGAGATACGGCCGCCGACGCTCGCCTCCACCTTGATGCGCGACGGGTCGTCGCCGAGCATCGCCCGCATCTCGTAGAAGACCGACTGCGGCACGGCGAAGGCGATGTGGATGGGATCGATCTGGTTGATCGTCGCCATCGCCGTCGTGTCGGCGTTGCGCACGGAGGTGCCGACCTTGGCGGCGATCGAGCCGATGCGGCCGGAGATCGGCGCGCGGATCTGCGTGTAGCTGAGCTGGGTCTGGACGTTGTTGCGGCTCGCCTCGTCGGAGGCGAGCTGGGCCTCCACCGACTTGACGTTGGTGATGGCGTTGTCGCGCGCCACCTCGGTGCCGACGCTGCGGCGCGACAGGTCGATGGCGCGGTCGCGGTCGCGCAGCGCCTGTTCGAGCTGGGCCTTGGTGCGCAGGATCTGCGCCTCGAGCTGCGCGAGCTGCGCCTTCAGCACCCGGTCGTCCAGGCTGAACAGCAGGTCGCCCTCCTTCACCGCCGCGCCCTCGGCCACGTGGACGGCCATCACCTGGCTGTCGAGCCGCGACTTGATCTGCAGCGCCGCGATCGGCTGCACCGTGCCCACCGCCTCGATGACGATCGGCATGGGGCGCTTCTCGGCGCGCGCCATGGTGACGGCGACCGGCGGGCCGCCGGCGGGGCGGCGTCCCTGCGCCTGCGGCGTCTCGGCGGGCTTCGGCGCCATGAAGGCCTGGGCCTGGTGATAGGCCTTCTCCGCGAGGTCCGGCCGCCAGGTGGCGATGCCGCCGACGACGGCCAGCAGTCCGAAGACGATGATCACGCGCAGCATGGAAGTCCCTAGCCCTTGCCGTGTCGACCCGGCGCGCCGGTGCGCGCGGACCGTGGTTGCCCATGGGGCACCCTGGGGCGGCCTGCGGCGAAGCGCCATTCGGCCCGATGGACTAGGCCACCGGCGCCGGCTTCAGGCGCCGCCCGGCTCCGGCCGCACCGTGCGCGTCCACAGCGACTGCGCGGGATCGGTGATGAAGGTCACGAGCAGCCGCGTCCACGACGAATGGCTCGGCAGGTTCAGATAGAATTCCGGGGCGATCCGCGTCACCTCGGGCAGCCGGTTCCACGGGATCGACGGGAAGTCGTGGTGCTCGTTGTGATAGCCGATGTTGAGCGCCACGCCGTTGAGCGGGCCGTAATAATTGGCCGTGTCGTGCTCCTCGTCGCCGGTGAAATGCTCCTGCACCCAGCGCGCGCCCAGGGGATGCAGGCTGATGGCGAACCAGAACGAGGCGAACAGATAGAGCACCGCCGTCCAGCCGGCGAGCCAGCCGAGGAGCGCGGCGAAGCCGAAGTTCACCGCCCAGTTCGCCAGCGTCCAGCGGTCGAAGGTGGCGACCCCCCTCACCCGCGTCACCCGCAGCACCTGGAACACGGGGAAGAACAGGAACCACAGCGCCTTGCGCCAGGTGGAATGGCCGATCAGCCGGGCCTCCCATTCGTGCGGAATGTCGGTGTCGCCGTCCATCTCGCCGAGATGGGAATGATGGGCGAGATGGCAGGCGCGAAAGCCCATGGCCCCCGGCAGGACCTGCGGAACGTCGGCGGCGAGCAGCACCAGCCGGTTGGCGAGGCGGCTGCGGAAGATCAGGTTGTGGGTGGCGTCGTGGACGACGACGTAGAGCCCGTGGTTGAGGAAGGCGCCGAAGCCGTAGGCGACGATCAGCGCCAGCCACCAGTACGAGGCGCCCGCCCAGCCGAAGGCGACGGCGACGGCGATCTGTACGCCGACATAGGCGGCGGTGATCGCTGCCGTCCAGGGATTGCGGCCGATCAGCCCGCGGATCTCCGGATGGGCCTTGAGGATCTGCTTGGCCCGCGTCGAATGGGTCTCGCCCAGCGCCGGGACGAAGGTCTCCTCGTCGTCGACGTCGAACTCCACCGCCTGCGGAACGCTGTTCATGTCCAGAGCCTCGTGGCCGGCGAGGCCGCGGCTTGCTGCGCCGCGTCAATCGCAGCGGGAGCGATGCCCGAAGCGGCGGAGGCGGTCAAGGCCGCCGCACTCCCGCACCGTTCACGATTGATGTATGCGACGCCGCCTCCCCGCCGCTTCACCTCTCCCCGGCGAGGAGACGTCGACGAGCGCCAGCGATGCGGGGGAGGGGGAGAGCCCTGCCACCAAAATGGCCCCACCCGTACCCTCCCCTCGCTGCGCGAGGAGAGGGAGACTACCGCCTCGCGCCCATGCCGTCGGGCGTGTGCCAGGCCCGGCCCTTCGAGTGGGACGAATGTCGCCCACACAAGTCTTCCCCGCCGGAACTTAGGTCGCCGGGGCGAGGTCTGTCCGACGCGAAGCGGCCGCGACGTCGACGTCCCCTCCCCGCGACGGCGGGGAGGGTGCGGGTGGGGCATTCCGCGGCCGGGCCCCGCCGAGGCAACCGCCCCTACCCCGCGCCGCGGGCGACGATCCCGTCCACGTCGGCTCCCGCCGGCAGCACCCCGAAGCTGCGGCCGCCCTCGGCCCCGAGCCGCGTGGCGATGAAGGCCTCCGCCACCGCCGCCGGCGCTCCCTGCACCAGCAGCGCCCCCTGCAGCACCAGCGCCATGCGCTCGGCCACCCGCCGCGCCTCGGCCTCGGCCGGCACCCGCCGCAGCATCCCGAAGAGCTCCTCGATCGCCCCGTCCAGCACCGGGCTCTGCCCCCGTGCCGCCGTCACCTCCGCCGCAAAGGCCTCCCGCGCCGCCGGCTCGCGGCCGAGCGTCCGCAGGATGTCCAGCGCAATGACGTTGCCGGACCCCTCCCAGATGGCGTTGAGCGGGCTTTCGCGGAACAGCCGCGGCAGCGGGCTTTCCTCGACGTAGCCGGCGCCGCCGTGGCACTCCATGCACTCGTAGACGAAGTTCGGGTTGCGTTTCGTGAGCCAGTATTTCGCCACCGCCACCGCCAGGCGCGCAAAGGCCCGCTCGCCCTCCCCCGTGCCGGAGAAGGCCCGCGCCACCCGCATGGTCAGCGCCACCGCCGCCTCGTATTCCAGCGCGAGATCGGCCACCACCGCCCGCATCGCCGGCTGGTCGATCAGGGTCTTCTGGAAGGCGCGGCGGTTCGCCACGTGGTGCCGCGCCTGCGCCAGCGCCATGCCCATGATGCCGACCGTGCCCGCGATGGTGTCGAGCCGGGTGTGGTGCACCATCTCGATGATGGTGGAGACGCCGCGCCCCTCCTCGCCGAGCAGCACCGCATGGGTGTCGTGATACTCGATCTCGGAGGAGGCGTTGGACTTGTTGCCGAGCTTGTCCTTCAGCCGCATGACGTGGAGGTTGTTGCGCTCGCCGTCCGGCGTGATGCGCGGCACCAGGAAGCAGGAGAGCCCCCTCTCCGTCTGCGCCAGCGTCAGGAAGGCGTCGCACATTGGCGCCGAGCAGAACCATTTGTGGCCGGTGAGGCGGAAGGCCTCGCCGTCGCGGACGGCGCGGGTCGTATTGGCGCGCACGTCGCTGCCGCCCTGCTTCTCGGTCATCGCCATGCCGACGGTGACGCCGCGCTTCTCGGCGATGGGCTTCAGCGGCGCGTCATAGGTGCCGTCGACGATCTTCGGCACCCAGGCGGCGGCGACGTCGGGTTGGTGGCGCAGCGCCGGCACGCTCGCATAGGTCATGGAGATCGGGCACATCGTGCCCTGCTCGGCCTCGGTGAACAGGGCGAGCAGCGCGGCATGGGCCACGTGGTTGCCCGGCCGCTCCTCGGCCCAGGCGATGGAATGGATCCGGTGTGCCATGGCGAGGTCCATGAGCCGGTGGTAGCTCGGGTGGAAGCGCACCTCGTCGATGCGCCGGCCATAGCGGTCGAAAACCGTGAGTTCCGGCGGATAGCGGTTCGCCTCCTCGCCGAAGGCCAGCACCTCCTCCGAGCCCACGGCGGCGCCGAGCGCCGTCAGGGGCCCGTCGACCCAGTCGCCTCCCTCGCGCAGCGCCCAGTGGCGCAGCACGGGGTCGCTGGTGAAGAGGTTGCGGCCGGCGAAATCCGGCGGCTGGTTCGTCACCTCGTGGGTCGCGAGGCGGGTCGAGGGCGCGTGGCGGGGCATGGCGGCTCTCCGGCAGGGTCGCGGGTTCGGCGACACTGCCACGGGCGGCTCCCCCCGGCCATCGGCCGAAGGGACGGCTCAGAGACCGAGGGCCGTCTTGTAGGAGGGGTGCAGCAGGTCGCGGTCCTCCGGATGTTTGCCGAACCAGGCGGCGAAGAAGGGGCAGACCGGCATGACCTTGAGATCGCGCTCCCGTGCCGCCTTCAGCCCGGCCTGGATCAGCGCCGAGCCGATGCCGCGCCCGCCGAGGGCGGAGGGCACCTCCGTGTGGGTGAACATGATGGCGCCCTTGATCAGCCGGTATTCGGCGAAGGCCAGATGGCCGTCGATGCGCGCCTGGAACTGCTGGGCCTCGGGGTTGTCGACGACGTCGATGGCGGCGGTGGTCATGGGAAAGCTCCTTTCGGGGAAACGGGGCGGGTATGAGCCTCGTCCCGTTGGCCGGCCGAGACAAGCCGCCTGCGCCCAAGTCGGGCTTGCGCCGATGCAAGGGAACAGGGCGCAATGGCCCCATCAGCCGGCCTTCGGCCTCGCCGGGGATGACGGGGACGCTGAAACCCGTCCGGCGATTGAGCGACGAGAGGGCTTCCGGCGCACCTCCCCAACCTGACCGAAATCCTACCACCCAGCGTGACGCTGCATGATAACTTTCCACCCGAATCCAGGCGCCGCCTGGCTTTGCCGCGAAATCTATCCCCCCTCGCCGAGCTCCAGCACCACCTTCTGCAGGGCGTGGTCGTCGGGATCGGGGCCGACCACGAAGCCGAGGTCGCGGGCCAGGGCCAGCATGCGGACGTTCTCGGCCAGCACCTGGCCGTAGATGCGCTTCGTTCCCTGCCGGCGGCCATAGGCGATGATCATCTTCATCAGCGACAGGCCGAGGCCGCGGCCCTGCTGGTCGGAGCGCACGAAGATCGCATACTCGGCGTTCTCGTTGTCCGGGTCGGCGTGGAGCCGAACCGCGCCGAGCATGTCGCCCCCCGTCGGGTCGAGGGCCACCAGAACCATCGAGCGGGCATAGTCGATCTGGGTGAGGCGGGCGATGAAGGCGTGGGAGAATTCCTTCACCGGGGCGAAGAAGCGCTGGCGCACGTCGTCCGGGTTCACCCGCTCGAAGAACGAGCGGAACAGCTGCTCGTCCTCGGGGCGGACGGGACGCACCCTGCAGGCGAAACCGCTCTCGGTGACGAGGTCCTGCTCCCATTCCTTCGGATAGGGGCGGATGGCGAAGCGCGGATGGCCGCCGCGCACCAGGCCCCTCGCCTTCGGCGCGCCGACGGCGATGCGGGCGTCGAGGGCGAGGATGCCGGAGGCATCCGCCAGCAGCGGGTTGATGTCGATCTCGGCCACCTGCGGCAGGTCGGCGGCGAGCTGCGACAGCCGCACCAGGATCTCGGCCACCTTCGGCGTGTCCACGGGCGGCACGTCGCGATAGCCGGCCATCTGCTTCGAAATGCGGGTGCGGGCGATCATGTCCCGGGCGATGCGCATGTCGAGCGGCGGCAGCGCGAGGGCGCGGTCCTTGATGAGCTCGACGGCCTTGCCGCCGCGGCCGAACAGCATCACCGAGCCGAAGGTCGGATCGTCGGCGAGGCCGGCGATGAGCTCGATGGCGCCGGGGCGGTGGATCATCGGCTGGACCATGACGCCGTCGATCCGCGCCTTCGGCATGGCGGCGGCGACGCGGGAGAGCATCTCGCTGACCGCCGCCTCCACCGCCGCGCGGGTGGCGAGCCCGAGCCTGACGCCGCCGACGTCGGACTTGTGGGTGATGTCGGGGGAGAGGATCTTCACGGCGATGGCCTGGCCTGCCTTCAGGAAGGGCTCGGCGAAATCGCCCGCCTCGCCGGCCGAGGCCGCTGCGGCGACCGGCACGGTCGGGATGCCGTAGGCGGTGAGGATGCGGTCGACGAGGATCGGGTCGAGCCAGCGCTTGCTCGCCTTCACCGCCGCGTCGAGTTCCCCCCGTAGCGCCGCGAGGTCCTCCGGCGAGACGATCTCGGCGTTTTCCGGTGTCTCCATCAGCGCGTCCTGGCCGCGCCGGTAGCGCACCATGTGCATGAAGCCGCGCACCGCCTCCGATTCCGTCGGATAGCTCGGCAGGCCGGCCTTGGCGAAGAGGTCGGTGGCCGCCTCCTGGTCGCCGAGCCAGACGGTGAAGACCGGCTTCATGCGGCCGCCGCGGGCCTTGCGGGCGGTGATGACGCCGGCCACCGCCTCGGCGGCGTCGAGGCTCGGCAGCAGCGCCGTCGGGCAGTTCATCACCAGCACCGCGTCGATCTCGCGGTCGTCGAGGGCGGCCTCCATGGCAGCGGCGTAGCGGGGCGCGTCGGCGTCGCCGATGATGTCGATGGGATTGCCGCCGGACCAGGTCGGCGGCATGGCGGCGTCGAGTGTCGCCTTCGTCGCCGTGCCGAGGCCGGCGAGCCGGCCGCCGTGATCCACCAGCGCGTCGACGGCGAGCACGCCGAGCCCGCCGCCGTTGGTGACGATGCCGAGCCGGTCGCCGGAGAACGTCGGATAGCGCGACAGGGTCTCGGCGGCGGCGATGAGTTCGTCGAGGTCGTTGACTCGCACGAGGCCCGCGCGCGCGAAGGCCGCGGCGTAGACGTCGTCCGCGCCCGCGAGCGCGCCCGTGTGGGACTTCGCAGCGCTCGCCGCCTGGAGGCTGCGGCCCGATTTCAGGACGATGACCGGCTTCGAGCGCGCGGCCGCGCGCGCGGAGGCCATGAACTTCCTCACGTCCTTGATCGCCTCGATGTAGACGAGGATCGCGCGCGTGCGATAGTCGGCGGCGAAATAGTCGAGGCAGTCGCCGGTATCGACGTCGAGCTGGTCGCCGAGCGTGACGACGCCGGAAAAGCCGATATGCCGCACCTCCGCCCACTCGAGCAGCGCCGCGGCGATGGCACCCGACTGCGACACCAGTGCCAGCGAGCCCGGCCGCGTCCGCCGCGAGGCGAAGCTCGCATCGACGCCGCCATGGGGCGCGATGACGCCGAAGCAGTTGGGCCCGACGAGACGGATCCCCTTCTCGCGCACCGCGGCGCCGAGCCGGCCGCTCGCCGCCTCGTATCCCTTGCGGTCGAGCGCGGAGATGACCACCGCCGCCGGCACGCCGAGCCGCGCCGCCTCCTCCACCAGCGCCGGCACGCTCGGCCCAGGCGTCGCCAGCACGGCGAGGTCGGGCACGACCGGCAGGCTGGAGAGGGAGGGGAAGGCGGCGAGGCCCGCCACGCTCCCGTGTTTCGGATTGACCGGCAGGAGCTGGCCGGTAAACCCGGCGCGCTTCATGTTGGCCATCAGTGCCTGCCCCATCGAGTGCGGCCGGTCGGTGGCGCCCACGACGGCGACGGAGCGCGGCGCGAAGAACCGGTCGAGACGATAGAGGGACATGGCGGGTCTCCGTCGGGGCGAGGGGGCAGAGGCCGGGGGCGCACTCTAGGCACAGGACGGCGGCGCAGGAAGACCGGCGCCGCCATCTCGTCGTGATCACCCGCCGGGCGCGACGACATGGATCAATGCTGCACCGCACACATGACGCTAGGAAGGCCGACGCGGCTCAGCCGCCATGCTTCTCGAGGAAAGCCTCCACCGGCAGCGTGCGGAAGTCCGGCAGCGCCTGCCGCAGCCGCTCGTGGTCCCAGTCCCACCAGGCGAGCGCTTCCAGCCGTTCGGCGACCGCTTCCGAAAAACGACGTTTGATCACCCGCGCCGGATTGCCGCCCACCACCGTGTAGGGCGCCACGTCCTTGGTCACGATGGCGCCCGCCGCCACCACCGCGCCGGTCCCGACATGCTTGCCCGCCAGCACCACGCCGCCATGGCCGATCCAGACGTCGTGGCCGATCGTCACGGCATGGGATCGACGCCAGTCGAAGAAGCCCGCCTCGTCCGGCTCGCCGTCGAAATAGCGCGAGGCGCGGTAGAGGAAGTGGCTCTGGCTCGCCCGCTCCATCGGGTGGTTGCCGGGGTTGATCCGCACATGGGAGGCGATGGAGCAGAACTTGCCGATGGTCGACATGTCGATCTGCCCGTCCTGGACGATGTAGGAATAGTCGCCCATCTCCGTCTCGGCGATCACGGTGCGGGCGCCGACCTCCGTATAGGCGCCGAGCCGGCTGTCCCGCACGTTGGCGGTGGGATGGATCGAGGGTTCGGGAC contains:
- a CDS encoding efflux RND transporter permease subunit — translated: MLSELCIRRPVMTILLMVSFLAAGMFGYRQLPVAAIPRVEFPTIQVSAQLPGASPETMASSVALVLEKQFSTIAGVTSMTSTSSLGNTSIVLQFDLNRSIDGAALDVQSQISTAMRRLPAELTTPPSFRKVNPADQPVIFLAISSDVARLSDVDRFANSSILPRMASLPGVAQVLIYGTQKYAVRVRADLEQLAARGLTLTDLQNALANANSNRPVGSVNEGGRAAILDATGPITRAADYGPVVVAWQNGAPVRVSDVASPIDGVENDRIAAWLDGKRAIVLAVQRQPDANTVDVVDRVRALLPQIQGEAPASYNITVLNDRSKSIRESVADVEFTLALAALLVIIVIWFFLKSWRATLIPALALPISIVGTFAVMHVLGYSIDNISLLALTLAVGFVVDDAIVMLENIMRYIEEGMDPFKAALVGSREVGFTIISMTISLVAVFIPVLFMGGVVGRMFAQFGVVISTAILISGIVSLTLTPMLCSRVLKPIDHHAKPIFLLRWFEAFFSAMTRGYGWSVRKVVGMPVIMIGITLGTFALTYVLFRDIPKGFFPTEDNGLITAATVGPDDASFEAMVARTQALAAAIRTDPDVAMVMANAGGGNAANTQNAGRLFITLRDKPERKDSIQVVIARLRRIAAQVPGIQIFFVPVQSINVGAVQSRSQYQYTLTAADLDLLRQYAPLVEQRMRTLPGILDVNSDLQMRARSTSVEVNRDAASRLGVTADQIRSTLYSAFGSRQVSTIYASEDTYQVILEADPKYNDTANMLRRLTVRSSSGAIVPLDAVASLREQPTALTVGHLAQLPAVTISFNLPPGVALSQAVTLIEGAAREVGLPANIATSFQGTAQVFQQAVANQGLLLFAAVLVIYIILGILYESFIHPLTILSGLPSAGIGALLTLQLTGFDLSVIAMIGLVMLIGIVKKNAIMMVDFAIERRNAGASAKEAIVEAAVLRFRPIMMTTLCAILGAVPIAIGHGAGAELRMPLGVAVVGGLAVSQLLTLYITPVVYLMFDGLSGLISRRGSVGEPAPASAPAGAVHGQPAE
- a CDS encoding response regulator, which codes for MSRIAVIADDHGMYRMGLAFTLKDRLGFDTVEEAASLDEALARLGETEGIALALFDLSMPGMQSAASLAAVRECYPDLPIAVVSGSDNRSDVLTALAAGVNGFVPKGLRDDDLVAALKSILGGSIYVPASLAQGAAAGTEAGAGTIDLARLTPRQRDVLGLLVEGRSNKEIARALDLGHGTVKIHLAAVFRHLGVSNRAAAVAVAAPLLARG
- a CDS encoding acyl-CoA dehydrogenase family protein, yielding MPRHAPSTRLATHEVTNQPPDFAGRNLFTSDPVLRHWALREGGDWVDGPLTALGAAVGSEEVLAFGEEANRYPPELTVFDRYGRRIDEVRFHPSYHRLMDLAMAHRIHSIAWAEERPGNHVAHAALLALFTEAEQGTMCPISMTYASVPALRHQPDVAAAWVPKIVDGTYDAPLKPIAEKRGVTVGMAMTEKQGGSDVRANTTRAVRDGEAFRLTGHKWFCSAPMCDAFLTLAQTERGLSCFLVPRITPDGERNNLHVMRLKDKLGNKSNASSEIEYHDTHAVLLGEEGRGVSTIIEMVHHTRLDTIAGTVGIMGMALAQARHHVANRRAFQKTLIDQPAMRAVVADLALEYEAAVALTMRVARAFSGTGEGERAFARLAVAVAKYWLTKRNPNFVYECMECHGGAGYVEESPLPRLFRESPLNAIWEGSGNVIALDILRTLGREPAAREAFAAEVTAARGQSPVLDGAIEELFGMLRRVPAEAEARRVAERMALVLQGALLVQGAPAAVAEAFIATRLGAEGGRSFGVLPAGADVDGIVARGAG
- a CDS encoding fatty acid desaturase, whose protein sequence is MNSVPQAVEFDVDDEETFVPALGETHSTRAKQILKAHPEIRGLIGRNPWTAAITAAYVGVQIAVAVAFGWAGASYWWLALIVAYGFGAFLNHGLYVVVHDATHNLIFRSRLANRLVLLAADVPQVLPGAMGFRACHLAHHSHLGEMDGDTDIPHEWEARLIGHSTWRKALWFLFFPVFQVLRVTRVRGVATFDRWTLANWAVNFGFAALLGWLAGWTAVLYLFASFWFAISLHPLGARWVQEHFTGDEEHDTANYYGPLNGVALNIGYHNEHHDFPSIPWNRLPEVTRIAPEFYLNLPSHSSWTRLLVTFITDPAQSLWTRTVRPEPGGA
- a CDS encoding efflux RND transporter periplasmic adaptor subunit, which encodes MLRVIIVFGLLAVVGGIATWRPDLAEKAYHQAQAFMAPKPAETPQAQGRRPAGGPPVAVTMARAEKRPMPIVIEAVGTVQPIAALQIKSRLDSQVMAVHVAEGAAVKEGDLLFSLDDRVLKAQLAQLEAQILRTKAQLEQALRDRDRAIDLSRRSVGTEVARDNAITNVKSVEAQLASDEASRNNVQTQLSYTQIRAPISGRIGSIAAKVGTSVRNADTTAMATINQIDPIHIAFAVPQSVFYEMRAMLGDDPSRIKVEASVGGRISTGGIAFVENQVDLTTGTVTAKARMENGSEQLWPGSFVPVKVTLGVQDDAVVIPAVALQVGQNGPYVFVVRDGKAAVVTVQVARTLGDLAILADGLAGGEQVITSGQLRIANGTPVAARPAGTAEGAAQPRAPQS
- a CDS encoding GNAT family N-acetyltransferase encodes the protein MTTAAIDVVDNPEAQQFQARIDGHLAFAEYRLIKGAIMFTHTEVPSALGGRGIGSALIQAGLKAARERDLKVMPVCPFFAAWFGKHPEDRDLLHPSYKTALGL